A single region of the Pelobates fuscus isolate aPelFus1 chromosome 4, aPelFus1.pri, whole genome shotgun sequence genome encodes:
- the ABRA gene encoding actin-binding Rho-activating protein: MAPMDSKGEMKPAKRAIKKIKTAAMVSSLTKGWQQWAVEHSTKQAQEPSGWVPNTDGDVEVKSPKPEVKIKQPQKDLHDSIHLDDKETSIKTVAVTKSFSAKAQEKGMDIGALTDRYEKDPSSQNQNTYDAMVDKILKRSASPTRRRKCSNIVSELRKSWKDVEDGGELVLSPEADQKLKDIVERTDVENGEHVGDGKNTEDILENLTSSNENAARIKRPSSSVNKAAAELNSINKAYKRYSPVNNIKGQWENWSSQHSLTQKLNPFSDEFDQEFAMSIRLQKGDDGYGRPKEGTKTAERAMRAEAHIHREMRDLCFIIRTMTEPQKDGTICVTFGELFDRYVRISDKVVGILLRARKHNMVDFQGEMLWQGRDDDVIITLL; the protein is encoded by the exons ATGGCACCCATGGACAGCAAAGGAGAAATGAAACCAGCTAAAAGagccattaaaaaaattaaaacggcAGCCATGGTTTCCAGCTTAACGAAAGGATGGCAACAGTGGGCAGTAGAACATTCAACTAAGCAAGCTCAAGAACCTTCCGGATGGGTTCCAAACACAGATGGGGATGTAGAAGTAAAATCCCCAAAACCAGAGGTGAAGATAAAACAACCACAAAAAGACTTGCACGACTCAATTCACTTGGATGACAAAGAAACATCAATCAAGACTGTAGCCGTGACCAAAAGTTTTTCGGCCAAAGCCCAGGAAAAAGGAATGGATATAGGTGCTTTAACTGACAGATACGAAAAAGACCCAAGTTCTCAAAATCAAAATACATATGATGCAATGGTGGATAAAATATTGAAAAGGTCTGCATCACCAACTAGAAGAAGGAAATGTTCCAATATTGTCTCTGAGCTCAGAAAAAGTTGGAAGGATGTGGAGGACGGAGGAGAACTTGTTTTGTCCCCAGAAGCTGACCAAAAACTCAAAGACATTGTTGAAAGGACCGATGTGGAAAATGGTGAACATGTGGGCGATGGAAAGAATACAGAAGATATTTTAGAAAATCTCACCTCAAGTAATGAGAATGCTGCTAGGATAAAGCGACCATCCTCTTCAGT TAACAAGGCAGCAGCAGAACTTAACAGCATCAACAAAGCTTACAAGAGATATAGCCCTGTGAATAACATAAAAGGTCAATGGGAGAACTGGTCAAGTCAACACTCTCTGACTCAGAAATTAAATCCATTCAGCGATGAGTTTGATCAGGAATTTGCAATGTCCATAAGACTCCAGAAGGGTGATGATGGCTATGGACGCCCAAAAGAAGGAACCAAGACAGCTGAACGAGCAATGAGAGCAGAGGCACATATTCACCGTGAGATGAGAGATCTGTGTTTCATAATTAGGACAATGACTGAGCCTCAGAAGGATGGTACAATCTGTGTGACGTTCGGCGAGCTTTTCGATCGATATGTGCGCATTTCGGATAAAGTGGTTGGAATCCTACTAAGGGCCAGAAAACACAACATGGTGGACTTTCAAGGTGAAATGCTGTGGCAGGGCAGAGACGATGATGTAATAATAACTTTATTATAA